One stretch of Aeromicrobium fastidiosum DNA includes these proteins:
- a CDS encoding aldehyde dehydrogenase encodes MPHHESAIVDGVTVDLRHWIGGTRISSPTTFPDYSPLDESLLGDVAAGGANEVDEAVSAARAAFPAWAALPVAERSAILRRVADGIDARVEDLSRLETRDNGSLIRSHRRGVMPRVAMNFRAFADFAEQQLGHPDLEVRDHRERITYEPAGVVAIITPWNAPLMLATWRIGPALAAGNTVVLKPPEWAPLTASLLAEISAEAGLPPGVFNVVQGLGAEAGAALTAHPDINRLAFTGSVPTAGTISKAAAENIVPLSYELGGKSPLVVLEDADLDLAVSIAVEQFDNAGQVCLKAARMLVHSSLVQEFTERVVEGAATLRQGDPRDEATDVSALISRRHFEQIDGFVERALADGARALLGGGPNEELGGLYYRPTVLVDAPPGSEVLTEEVFGPVVTIESFETEAQAVQMANDSRFGLAATLVTGDRTRAERVSAQLDAGTVWVNCFFVRDLEAPFGGNGRSGIGREGGIWSFDFYTNIKNSVFSPQGWKEN; translated from the coding sequence ATGCCGCACCACGAGTCTGCGATCGTCGACGGAGTCACTGTCGACCTCCGCCACTGGATCGGAGGGACGCGCATCTCATCGCCGACGACGTTCCCCGACTACTCGCCGCTGGACGAGTCACTGCTGGGCGATGTTGCCGCAGGTGGGGCGAACGAGGTCGACGAGGCCGTCTCGGCAGCACGGGCGGCGTTCCCGGCCTGGGCCGCTCTGCCGGTCGCCGAGCGGTCGGCCATCCTGCGTCGCGTCGCCGACGGGATCGACGCGCGCGTCGAGGACCTGTCGCGTCTGGAGACCAGGGACAACGGGTCTCTGATCCGCAGCCACCGCCGCGGCGTGATGCCCCGTGTCGCGATGAACTTCCGCGCTTTCGCCGACTTCGCCGAGCAGCAGCTGGGCCACCCCGACCTGGAGGTCCGCGACCACCGGGAGCGCATCACGTACGAGCCCGCAGGGGTCGTCGCGATCATCACGCCGTGGAACGCCCCCCTGATGCTGGCCACCTGGCGCATCGGGCCTGCACTGGCCGCGGGCAACACCGTCGTCCTGAAGCCGCCGGAGTGGGCACCCCTGACGGCCAGCCTGCTCGCCGAGATCAGCGCCGAGGCGGGTCTTCCGCCCGGCGTGTTCAACGTCGTGCAGGGGCTCGGTGCCGAGGCGGGGGCAGCGCTGACAGCACACCCCGACATCAACCGCCTGGCGTTCACCGGATCGGTCCCGACGGCGGGCACCATCTCGAAGGCAGCGGCCGAGAACATCGTGCCGCTGTCGTACGAGCTCGGCGGCAAGTCGCCGCTGGTCGTCCTCGAGGACGCCGACCTCGACCTTGCCGTCTCGATCGCGGTCGAGCAGTTCGACAACGCCGGGCAGGTCTGCCTGAAGGCCGCTCGCATGCTGGTGCACTCCTCGCTCGTCCAGGAGTTCACGGAGCGGGTCGTCGAAGGTGCGGCCACGCTCCGTCAGGGAGACCCCCGGGACGAGGCGACCGACGTGTCCGCTCTGATCTCGCGGCGTCACTTCGAGCAGATCGACGGTTTCGTCGAGCGGGCACTTGCTGACGGTGCCCGCGCGCTGCTGGGAGGGGGTCCCAACGAAGAGCTCGGTGGCCTGTACTACCGGCCGACCGTCCTGGTCGATGCCCCGCCCGGATCCGAAGTACTCACCGAAGAGGTCTTCGGCCCCGTCGTCACGATCGAGTCGTTCGAGACCGAGGCGCAAGCCGTCCAGATGGCCAACGACAGCCGCTTCGGTCTGGCCGCCACCCTCGTGACGGGCGACCGGACGCGCGCAGAGCGCGTGTCCGCGCAGCTCGACGCAGGGACGGTCTGGGTGAACTGCTTCTTCGTCCGCGACCTCGAAGCGCCGTTCGGCGGCAACGGGCGCTCCGGCATCGGCCGCGAGGGCGGCATCTGGTCGTTCGACTTCTACACCAACATCAAGAACAGCGTCTTCAGCCCTCAGGGCTGGAAGGAGAACTGA
- a CDS encoding catechol 1,2-dioxygenase — MGEVVGAGLVAHVPTIVLPEEIRRELNGGEDSTLVSGLHQLRAEVFDTLDYDTVVVLDSHWATTVEWVVTAQDRRSGLFTSEELPRGMQRRPYDFAGDPELAHLIASKATEHSTWITPIDDNHLPIFYATTNVWEFLGQGLPDKRWISIGVCQTGDAEDALRLGRALGTAIAESDRKVLLIASGALSHTFWPLRQLRDHEGAGHDHIFTAEALAADLERIEWMKEGDHRRILDTLPEFYRFKPEARFQHYLMMMGAIGEQDCTARGRQYGEYENSIGTGQVHVWFDRPDGGFPAARTTPTDPDFVRQTAAPGTDVPAAG; from the coding sequence ATGGGTGAAGTGGTGGGCGCAGGCCTTGTCGCGCACGTGCCGACGATCGTCCTGCCCGAGGAGATCCGCCGAGAGCTCAACGGGGGCGAGGACTCGACCTTGGTGTCGGGCCTGCACCAGCTGCGGGCCGAGGTGTTCGACACCCTCGACTACGACACCGTCGTCGTGCTGGACTCGCACTGGGCGACCACCGTCGAGTGGGTCGTCACGGCGCAGGACCGCCGATCGGGACTGTTCACGTCGGAGGAGCTGCCGCGAGGGATGCAGCGCCGTCCGTACGACTTCGCCGGCGATCCCGAGCTCGCGCACCTCATCGCGAGCAAGGCGACCGAGCACTCGACCTGGATCACCCCGATCGACGACAACCACCTGCCGATCTTCTACGCGACGACCAACGTCTGGGAGTTCCTCGGCCAGGGCCTGCCCGACAAGCGCTGGATCTCGATCGGCGTCTGCCAGACCGGCGACGCAGAGGACGCCCTGCGACTCGGACGCGCCCTCGGCACCGCCATCGCCGAGTCCGATCGCAAGGTCCTGTTGATCGCCTCGGGTGCTCTGTCGCACACCTTCTGGCCGTTGCGGCAGCTGCGAGACCACGAAGGCGCCGGTCACGACCACATCTTCACCGCCGAGGCACTCGCCGCCGACCTCGAACGCATCGAGTGGATGAAGGAGGGCGATCACCGCCGCATCCTCGACACTCTGCCGGAGTTCTACCGTTTCAAGCCGGAGGCCCGCTTCCAGCACTACCTGATGATGATGGGCGCGATCGGCGAGCAGGACTGCACCGCGCGCGGCCGTCAGTACGGCGAGTACGAGAACTCGATCGGCACCGGCCAGGTGCACGTCTGGTTCGACCGACCCGACGGCGGCTTCCCGGCCGCCCGCACCACCCCCACCGACCCCGACTTCGTCCGACAGACGGCCGCGCCCGGCACCGACGTGCCGGCCGCTGGCTGA
- a CDS encoding fumarylacetoacetate hydrolase family protein, with protein sequence MTTIRETRRILLDGNPVDVVRQGETLVAGDGRTVAIADAHHLPPVTPSKIICVHLNYISRVKEMQTTLPPAPTYFHKPVSALNSHDAAVVRPDGCSWLNYEGEIAIVIGRTARNISPAEAGDYIRGFTVANDYGLHDFRDTDSGSMLRVKGADTLCPVGPGVVEGWDFRGKQIRTLVNGEVRQDGNTDEMEWDMHYLVADIARTITLQPGDLLLSGTPAISRTVYPGDVVEVEVEGLGTLRNHIVTGPTPIRTDVGAQVTESEEVLSTAQGGDWEFRGIRKPQPAAH encoded by the coding sequence ATGACCACCATCCGTGAGACACGCCGCATCCTGCTCGACGGCAACCCCGTCGACGTCGTCCGCCAGGGCGAGACCCTCGTCGCCGGGGACGGCCGCACGGTCGCGATCGCCGACGCGCACCACCTCCCGCCCGTCACGCCGTCCAAGATCATCTGCGTCCACCTGAACTACATCAGCCGGGTCAAGGAGATGCAGACGACGCTGCCTCCGGCACCGACGTACTTCCACAAGCCGGTCTCGGCGCTCAACTCGCACGACGCGGCGGTCGTGCGTCCCGACGGGTGCAGCTGGCTCAACTACGAGGGCGAGATCGCCATCGTCATCGGACGCACCGCGCGCAACATCTCGCCTGCCGAGGCCGGTGACTACATCCGCGGGTTCACGGTCGCCAACGACTACGGCCTCCACGACTTCCGTGACACCGACTCGGGGTCGATGCTGCGCGTCAAGGGTGCGGACACGTTGTGCCCCGTCGGACCCGGTGTGGTCGAGGGCTGGGACTTCCGCGGCAAGCAGATTCGGACGCTCGTCAACGGCGAGGTGCGCCAGGACGGCAACACCGACGAGATGGAGTGGGACATGCACTACCTCGTCGCCGACATCGCGCGGACCATCACGCTGCAGCCCGGCGACCTGCTGCTGTCGGGCACGCCGGCCATCTCCCGAACGGTGTACCCCGGCGACGTCGTCGAGGTCGAGGTCGAAGGACTCGGCACGCTCCGCAATCACATCGTGACGGGGCCGACGCCGATCCGCACCGACGTCGGCGCGCAGGTCACCGAGTCCGAGGAGGTCCTCTCGACTGCCCAAGGCGGCGACTGGGAGTTCCGCGGCATCCGCAAGCCGCAGCCCGCGGCACACTGA
- a CDS encoding aldehyde dehydrogenase family protein, translating into MTVTDIVTTTDWVRRAKDMVVPAGIFVDGEMRAAAGTRAIRTPRDGSVIGELAWAGEGDVDVAVAAARRAFDHGPWPRMHPRERGEILQAFSALVHEHRDELALLVSLEMGKPIRAAHDIELRALVRTLRYYGEIADKEHGEVTPTTDGELSLVTREPSGVVASVVSWNFPLTLAGWKFAPALAAGCAVVLKTAEQSPLSMQRVAELGAQAGLPPGVLNVLSGDGVVVGRALGLHRDVDVLTFTGSTAVGRHFLRYSADSNLKRVQLELGGKSPNIIFPDAPDLDAAADTAAWAIFFNSGEMCTAGSRLVVHRDVADQVVDRIVRTSASWAPGDPLDPTTTMGPLVDQSALDRVLGQLEEGIAAGGRVLTGGRQARPDSGGPYLEPTVVTGLGRDNLLVREELFAPVLSVLEVADEDEAVAVAGDTPYGLAAAVWTSDLGTAHRVAKRLKAGTVWVNCYEEGDLSVPFGGVKLSGFGRDKSRHALDEYTDLKTTWIAHG; encoded by the coding sequence ATGACTGTCACCGACATCGTCACGACCACTGACTGGGTGCGCCGAGCCAAGGACATGGTCGTCCCGGCCGGCATCTTCGTCGACGGCGAGATGCGCGCCGCCGCCGGCACGCGCGCGATTCGCACGCCGCGGGACGGGAGCGTCATCGGAGAGCTCGCCTGGGCGGGGGAGGGCGACGTGGACGTCGCTGTCGCGGCCGCGCGTCGAGCGTTCGACCATGGTCCATGGCCGCGCATGCACCCGCGAGAGCGCGGAGAGATCCTGCAGGCGTTCTCCGCACTCGTGCACGAGCACCGCGACGAGCTCGCACTGCTGGTGAGCCTGGAGATGGGCAAGCCGATCCGTGCCGCTCACGACATCGAGCTGCGTGCCCTGGTCAGGACCCTGCGCTACTACGGCGAGATCGCCGACAAGGAGCATGGCGAGGTCACGCCGACGACCGACGGCGAGCTCTCGCTCGTCACTCGCGAGCCGTCCGGGGTGGTCGCGTCCGTCGTCAGCTGGAACTTTCCTCTGACCCTCGCAGGATGGAAGTTCGCCCCGGCCCTGGCCGCCGGTTGCGCGGTCGTGCTGAAGACCGCCGAGCAGTCGCCTCTGTCGATGCAGCGGGTGGCTGAGCTCGGGGCGCAGGCGGGCCTGCCGCCGGGCGTCCTGAACGTCCTGAGCGGCGACGGAGTCGTCGTGGGCCGGGCTCTGGGACTGCACCGCGACGTCGACGTGCTGACGTTCACGGGATCGACCGCCGTCGGGCGACACTTCCTGCGGTACTCGGCCGACTCCAACCTCAAGCGCGTCCAGCTCGAGCTCGGTGGCAAGTCGCCCAACATCATCTTCCCGGACGCACCGGATCTGGACGCGGCTGCCGACACCGCAGCCTGGGCGATCTTCTTCAACAGCGGCGAGATGTGCACCGCGGGGTCTCGTCTCGTCGTGCACCGCGATGTGGCGGACCAGGTGGTCGACCGGATCGTCCGGACCAGCGCGTCGTGGGCACCAGGGGACCCTCTGGATCCCACGACGACGATGGGGCCGCTGGTCGACCAGTCGGCGCTCGATCGCGTCCTCGGCCAGCTCGAGGAGGGCATCGCAGCGGGTGGACGCGTGCTCACCGGCGGCCGGCAGGCGCGGCCGGACAGTGGTGGGCCCTACCTCGAGCCGACCGTGGTGACGGGTCTTGGTCGTGACAACCTGCTCGTCCGCGAAGAGCTCTTCGCCCCGGTGCTGTCGGTGCTGGAGGTGGCCGACGAGGACGAGGCCGTCGCGGTGGCCGGTGACACTCCCTACGGTCTCGCGGCTGCGGTGTGGACCTCGGACCTGGGCACTGCCCACCGGGTGGCCAAGCGTCTCAAGGCCGGGACCGTGTGGGTCAACTGCTACGAGGAGGGTGACCTGAGCGTCCCGTTCGGGGGGGTGAAGCTGTCGGGCTTCGGACGCGACAAGTCGCGACACGCCCTCGACGAGTACACCGACCTCAAGACGACGTGGATCGCCCATGGGTGA
- a CDS encoding gamma-glutamyl-gamma-aminobutyrate hydrolase family protein, with product MGEHSSSPRPRIVIPARFSEGATALRYAAEVTSRKLVEAVWAAGGEPLVMHPSAPGAIVDDADVLGRLAVADGVLLPGGGDLSSRWTGQEHHDTLYDVDEEQDAFDLALARVCLTTGLPLLAVCRGLQVVNALRGGRIVQDMDEELGEERHHRHRVHDVSVASGSTLHGIVGQGVRASCYHHQCIASTGEGLRPVAWSEDGVVEAVETDGPGWFVGVQWHPEDTWETESQQRALFVALVQASAGRLSSVEL from the coding sequence ATGGGTGAGCACTCGTCGTCGCCCCGCCCGCGCATCGTCATCCCGGCGCGATTCTCGGAGGGTGCGACGGCCCTGCGCTACGCGGCGGAGGTGACCTCCCGCAAGCTCGTCGAGGCGGTCTGGGCCGCTGGCGGCGAACCTCTGGTGATGCACCCCAGCGCGCCCGGGGCGATCGTCGACGACGCGGACGTCCTCGGGCGGCTCGCGGTAGCCGACGGCGTGCTCCTTCCGGGAGGCGGCGACCTGTCCTCGCGGTGGACGGGCCAGGAGCATCACGACACGCTGTACGACGTCGACGAGGAGCAGGACGCCTTCGACCTGGCGTTGGCACGAGTGTGCCTGACCACCGGTTTGCCGCTGCTGGCCGTGTGCAGGGGGCTCCAGGTGGTCAACGCGCTCCGGGGCGGGCGCATCGTGCAGGACATGGACGAGGAGCTGGGCGAGGAGCGCCACCACCGTCACCGCGTGCACGACGTCTCCGTCGCCTCGGGCTCGACCCTCCACGGCATCGTTGGCCAGGGTGTGCGAGCGTCCTGCTACCACCACCAGTGCATCGCGTCGACCGGAGAGGGGCTCCGTCCGGTCGCGTGGTCCGAGGACGGTGTGGTCGAGGCCGTCGAGACCGACGGCCCCGGCTGGTTCGTCGGAGTCCAATGGCATCCCGAAGACACCTGGGAGACCGAGTCGCAGCAACGGGCACTGTTCGTCGCCCTCGTGCAGGCCAGCGCGGGCCGGCTCTCGTCAGTCGAGCTCTGA
- a CDS encoding MarR family winged helix-turn-helix transcriptional regulator codes for MPDHHSLEETEQATRQRVKHLPLDYGASHALLSLYRAANAVRSNLTTKVLRPNDLTWTGFLVLWTLWIWDSMETRDIADSVGISKGTLTGVAKTLSARNLIERIPSTVDRRLVNLRLSSDGLALMDRIYPEFNRAESDLVGGLDAAQVDAMTQALRTLVETSELD; via the coding sequence ATGCCCGACCACCACTCACTCGAAGAGACTGAGCAGGCGACCCGACAGCGCGTCAAGCACCTCCCGCTCGACTACGGCGCATCGCACGCCCTGCTCAGCCTGTACCGAGCGGCCAACGCCGTCAGGAGCAATCTGACGACCAAGGTGCTTCGACCGAACGACCTGACCTGGACCGGATTCCTGGTGCTGTGGACGTTGTGGATCTGGGACTCGATGGAGACCCGGGACATCGCCGACTCGGTCGGCATCAGCAAGGGCACTCTGACCGGTGTCGCCAAGACCTTGTCGGCGCGCAACCTCATCGAGCGGATTCCCAGCACGGTCGACCGACGTCTGGTGAACCTGCGGCTCAGTTCTGACGGTCTCGCCCTGATGGACCGCATATACCCGGAGTTCAACCGGGCCGAGTCCGATCTCGTCGGCGGTCTCGACGCGGCGCAGGTCGACGCCATGACACAGGCCCTGCGCACGCTCGTCGAGACCTCAGAGCTCGACTGA
- a CDS encoding acetoacetate decarboxylase family protein — protein MTDMQGFLYPRTQSGASSLIPSPPWFYSGDLLTVEYRTDPARVKALLPAPLELAPDDPGAVAFIWADWQSCSTDRAELLDPVRSQYKEAFVVVRCSFQGVTYSRCVFIWVDKDFAIGRGLHQGYPKKLGSMWQTRPHPFAQAAPQIAAGGMFGATLSASDRRLAEAVVTLKEPAATNGFVNGHPMAHHRVLPDIAGTGDAYSELIATGAKAAEGGQTWTGDAELRLFDAPTEELADLTVDEMIGGYYRQVGVQWDGGTTLAKITS, from the coding sequence ATGACGGACATGCAGGGCTTCCTCTACCCACGGACGCAGTCCGGCGCATCCTCGCTGATCCCCTCGCCGCCGTGGTTCTACTCCGGCGACCTGCTCACCGTCGAGTACCGGACGGACCCGGCGCGGGTCAAGGCCCTGCTGCCGGCTCCGCTCGAGCTTGCTCCCGACGACCCAGGCGCTGTCGCGTTCATCTGGGCCGACTGGCAGTCGTGCTCGACCGACCGAGCCGAGCTGCTCGACCCTGTCCGCTCCCAGTACAAGGAGGCCTTCGTGGTCGTGCGGTGCTCCTTCCAGGGAGTCACCTACTCGCGCTGCGTCTTCATCTGGGTCGACAAGGACTTCGCGATCGGCCGCGGCCTGCACCAGGGCTACCCGAAGAAGCTCGGGTCGATGTGGCAGACACGCCCTCACCCGTTCGCCCAAGCCGCGCCGCAGATCGCCGCGGGCGGCATGTTCGGCGCCACGTTGTCGGCATCGGATCGCAGGCTCGCCGAGGCGGTCGTGACGCTCAAGGAGCCAGCGGCCACCAACGGCTTCGTCAACGGTCACCCCATGGCGCACCACCGGGTGCTCCCCGACATCGCCGGCACCGGGGACGCCTACTCCGAGCTGATCGCGACCGGCGCCAAGGCAGCAGAGGGCGGACAGACGTGGACCGGCGACGCCGAGCTGCGACTGTTCGACGCACCCACCGAGGAGCTGGCCGACCTGACGGTCGACGAGATGATCGGCGGCTACTACCGGCAGGTCGGCGTGCAGTGGGACGGCGGCACCACCTTGGCGAAGATCACGTCCTGA
- a CDS encoding glutamine synthetase family protein — protein MHPDLAGLEQAQRQLEEQGIDVVRVGYADLIGADRGRDVLVSHFGRTVGGGLAFCRSVFATTPGGEVVDFEGGMSDGLPDVKVVPDLSTLRPVPWEPGVAHCIADVFDPDGTPSAEGPRHVLRQLLAEFAALGLSPIIGPELEFFVLEKSDKTATGWHRYGEATGNVYTAGLKGDPDSITLETLRTLGDYGLDVISANHEFSSGQFEINLWHGEALDAADRAHRFKTAIKELAHRRGQLATFMPKPFNDEGGSGYHLHFSMLDDQGNALFDDPSAPHGLSTMAQHAIGGILAHAPAAAALSNPTINSYKRFGPDTLAPWLIDWGLDNRSAMLRIPPERGAASRIELRLGDASANSYLVIAAMLAAALLGIRNEIEPPEPLVGYGYDVAKAAQLPSTLATALDALEADQEMTALLGPKFVAAFLAYKRDEVARFQRWTTDWEFAEYAYHI, from the coding sequence GTGCACCCTGACCTCGCAGGCCTCGAACAGGCTCAGCGCCAGCTCGAGGAACAAGGCATCGACGTCGTGCGTGTCGGCTATGCCGACCTGATCGGGGCCGACCGAGGACGCGACGTCCTGGTCAGCCACTTCGGGCGGACCGTCGGCGGCGGCCTGGCGTTCTGTCGCTCGGTGTTCGCGACGACGCCCGGTGGAGAGGTCGTCGACTTCGAGGGCGGCATGTCGGACGGCCTCCCGGACGTCAAGGTGGTCCCCGACCTGTCGACGCTGCGGCCCGTCCCGTGGGAGCCCGGCGTCGCACACTGCATCGCTGACGTGTTCGACCCCGACGGCACGCCCTCGGCCGAAGGGCCACGCCACGTCCTCCGCCAGCTCCTCGCCGAGTTCGCCGCGCTGGGGCTGTCGCCGATCATCGGTCCCGAGCTCGAGTTCTTCGTGCTCGAGAAGAGCGACAAGACCGCCACGGGGTGGCACCGGTACGGCGAGGCCACCGGCAACGTCTACACCGCGGGCCTCAAGGGCGACCCCGACAGCATCACGCTCGAGACGCTGCGCACGTTGGGCGACTACGGGCTGGACGTCATCTCGGCCAACCACGAGTTCTCGTCCGGTCAGTTCGAGATCAACCTGTGGCACGGCGAGGCGCTGGACGCCGCCGACCGGGCCCACCGCTTCAAGACGGCGATCAAGGAGCTCGCGCACCGGCGCGGGCAGCTCGCGACCTTCATGCCCAAGCCGTTCAACGACGAGGGCGGGTCGGGGTATCACCTCCACTTCTCGATGCTCGACGACCAGGGCAATGCCCTGTTCGACGACCCCTCCGCCCCTCACGGCCTCTCGACCATGGCGCAGCACGCCATCGGCGGGATCCTGGCCCACGCGCCTGCTGCCGCGGCCCTGTCGAACCCCACGATCAACTCGTACAAGCGCTTCGGGCCCGACACCCTCGCGCCCTGGCTCATCGACTGGGGGCTCGACAACCGCAGCGCGATGCTGCGCATCCCGCCCGAGCGGGGTGCTGCGTCGCGGATCGAGCTGAGGCTCGGCGATGCCAGCGCCAACTCGTACCTCGTGATCGCGGCGATGCTCGCGGCGGCCCTCCTGGGCATCCGCAACGAGATCGAGCCACCGGAGCCGTTGGTGGGCTACGGCTACGACGTCGCCAAGGCCGCCCAGCTGCCCAGCACGCTCGCCACGGCGCTCGACGCCCTGGAGGCCGATCAGGAGATGACCGCGCTGCTCGGCCCCAAGTTCGTCGCGGCCTTCCTGGCCTACAAGCGCGACGAGGTCGCCCGGTTCCAGCGGTGGACCACCGACTGGGAGTTCGCCGAGTACGCCTACCACATCTGA
- a CDS encoding cytochrome P450, whose translation MPRYEPVPLEDVDLSDIDGFSDLRGFAQFDTLRAEDPVHWTEEADGAGFWAVTRYEDIWSVDKDAESFTSAAFVGLEDVDDDLRDFRRSMLEMDGARHHALRKLVQRELSPRNLMKNYEGFLRELTRDTVERALAEAADNDGVIDFVASISADFPIQVLARLLDVPKEDTAQLIAWGNEMVANTDPDYATVRADLDESDQYRHLPFRSPVIQDVWDYGNELRARRIGGDGTDLISILANRMPDDHVPLTQQDFNNYFSLLVIAGNETTRHAISNSMLGLIEQPEQLQRLKSEPELMTGAVEELLRWASPVYHFRRTATRDLELGGKQIAEGDKVVMWFASGNRDDTVFDDPYSIDVTRTNVDHMTFGKGSPHLCLGNALARMEIRLMFEELLPRLADIQVAGDVKRIRSNFVNGIKKFPVRITPAS comes from the coding sequence ATGCCCCGATACGAGCCCGTACCGCTCGAGGACGTCGACCTGTCCGACATCGACGGCTTCTCCGATCTGCGCGGATTCGCCCAGTTCGACACGCTGCGCGCCGAGGACCCGGTCCACTGGACCGAGGAGGCGGACGGTGCCGGCTTCTGGGCCGTCACACGGTACGAGGACATCTGGTCGGTGGACAAGGACGCCGAGTCGTTCACGTCCGCGGCCTTCGTCGGCCTCGAGGACGTCGACGACGATCTGCGGGACTTCCGCCGATCGATGCTGGAGATGGACGGGGCGCGGCACCACGCCCTTCGCAAGCTCGTCCAGCGCGAGCTGTCGCCGCGCAACCTGATGAAGAACTACGAGGGGTTCCTGCGCGAGCTGACGCGCGACACGGTCGAGAGGGCGCTTGCCGAGGCAGCCGACAACGACGGCGTCATCGACTTCGTCGCCTCGATCAGTGCGGACTTCCCCATCCAGGTGCTGGCGCGCCTGCTGGACGTGCCGAAGGAGGACACCGCCCAGCTCATCGCCTGGGGCAACGAGATGGTCGCGAACACCGACCCCGACTACGCCACGGTGCGCGCGGACCTCGACGAGTCGGACCAGTACCGGCACCTTCCGTTCCGCTCTCCGGTCATCCAGGACGTCTGGGACTACGGCAACGAGCTACGTGCCCGGCGAATCGGCGGCGACGGCACCGACCTCATCTCCATCCTGGCCAACCGCATGCCCGACGACCATGTCCCGCTGACGCAGCAGGACTTCAACAACTACTTCTCGCTGCTCGTGATCGCCGGCAACGAGACGACTCGCCACGCGATCAGCAACTCGATGCTCGGCCTGATCGAGCAGCCCGAGCAGCTCCAGCGACTGAAGAGCGAGCCCGAGCTGATGACAGGTGCCGTCGAGGAGCTCCTGCGGTGGGCCTCCCCGGTCTACCACTTCCGGCGCACCGCCACCCGCGATCTGGAGCTGGGGGGCAAGCAGATCGCCGAGGGCGACAAGGTCGTCATGTGGTTCGCATCAGGTAACCGCGACGACACGGTGTTCGACGATCCGTACTCGATCGACGTCACGCGCACCAACGTCGACCACATGACGTTCGGCAAGGGCAGCCCTCACCTGTGCTTGGGCAACGCTCTGGCCCGCATGGAGATCCGGCTCATGTTCGAGGAGCTGCTGCCACGGCTGGCGGACATCCAGGTCGCCGGCGACGTGAAGCGGATCCGCAGCAACTTCGTCAACGGCATCAAGAAGTTCCCGGTCCGCATCACGCCGGCCTCGTGA
- a CDS encoding PDR/VanB family oxidoreductase, whose amino-acid sequence MSVKAVEIETVAIVASLVQVAQDVVELTLVPADGAQLPPWEPGAHLDVVLGDGLVRQYSLCGSPSVRDSYTVAVLRAPDSRGGSEAVHRLAEGQRVTIRGPRNHFGLEDSARYVFIAGGIGITPIIPMIEQADASGADWILHYGGRTSGSMAYRERLAAHGDRVRCVPGDERGRIDLEAALDVETADTLVYCCGPESLLAAVEERCAGWPAGSLHLERFSPREHELDGEDSAFEVVLEQSGMTLTVEPGVTVFDTMRAAGVAVLGSCLEGVCGTCEQGVLAGEVDHRDSVLDDDERAANDCMMVCVSRARSPRLVLDA is encoded by the coding sequence ATGTCGGTGAAGGCCGTCGAGATCGAGACGGTCGCGATCGTCGCCAGTCTGGTGCAGGTCGCCCAGGACGTCGTCGAGCTGACCCTCGTGCCGGCCGACGGTGCGCAACTGCCCCCGTGGGAGCCCGGAGCGCATCTCGATGTCGTGCTCGGCGACGGACTGGTCCGTCAGTACTCCCTGTGCGGGAGTCCGTCGGTGCGCGACTCCTACACGGTCGCGGTGCTGCGTGCGCCGGACAGTCGCGGGGGATCCGAGGCCGTCCACCGGCTCGCCGAGGGCCAGCGTGTCACCATCCGCGGGCCCCGCAACCACTTCGGACTCGAGGACAGCGCGCGTTACGTGTTCATCGCGGGCGGTATCGGGATCACCCCGATCATCCCGATGATCGAGCAGGCGGACGCCTCCGGCGCTGACTGGATCCTGCACTACGGAGGCCGGACGAGCGGGTCGATGGCCTACCGCGAGCGCCTGGCCGCGCACGGTGATCGGGTCCGGTGCGTCCCCGGCGACGAGCGCGGTCGCATCGACCTCGAGGCGGCGCTCGACGTCGAGACCGCTGACACGCTGGTGTACTGCTGTGGCCCCGAGTCGTTGCTGGCGGCCGTCGAGGAGCGCTGTGCCGGATGGCCTGCGGGCTCCCTCCACCTCGAGAGGTTCTCGCCCCGTGAGCATGAGCTGGACGGCGAGGACTCCGCGTTCGAGGTCGTGCTCGAGCAGTCCGGGATGACCTTGACCGTCGAGCCCGGCGTCACGGTCTTCGACACGATGCGCGCCGCAGGGGTCGCGGTGCTCGGCTCCTGCCTGGAAGGCGTCTGCGGCACGTGCGAGCAGGGCGTGCTCGCCGGGGAGGTCGATCACCGTGACTCGGTGCTGGACGACGACGAGCGTGCTGCCAACGACTGCATGATGGTGTGCGTCTCCCGTGCCAGGAGCCCACGCCTCGTCCTCGACGCCTAG